In Bubalus kerabau isolate K-KA32 ecotype Philippines breed swamp buffalo chromosome 4, PCC_UOA_SB_1v2, whole genome shotgun sequence, one DNA window encodes the following:
- the CBX4 gene encoding E3 SUMO-protein ligase CBX4 isoform X2 → MGYRKRGPKPKPLVVQVPTFARRSNVLTGLQDSSADNRSKLELGGQGKGQGHQYELNSKKHHQYQPHSKERAGKPPPPGKSGKYYYQLNSKKHHPYQPDPKMYDLQYQGGHKEAPSPTCPDLGSKSHPPDKWPHGGGAKGYLGAVKPLAGTAGAPGKGSEKGPPNGMTPAPKEAVTGNGIGGKMKIVKNKNKNGRIVIVMSKYMENGMQAVKIKSGEAAEGEARSPSHKKRAAEERHPPADRTFKKAAGAEEKKAETPSKRREEEAPGTGDPQSQDAGSRKLSPTKEAFSEQPLQLTTKPDLLAWDPSRSTHPPSHHHHHHHHHHHHHHAVDLNLSHARKRCLSETHSEREPCKKRLTARSISTPTCLGGSPAAERPADVPPAAPLPQPEVILLDSDLDEPIDLRCVKTRSEAGEPPSALPVKPEAPATAAVAAVPATAAEKPPTEAQDEPEEPLSEFKPFFGNIIITDVTANCLTVTFKEYVTV, encoded by the exons ATGGGATACCGGAAGAGAGGGCCGAAGCCCAAACCGCTGGTGGTGCAG GTACCTACCTTTGCCCGTCGTTCCAATGTGCTGACCGGACTCCAGGACTCCTCAGCTGACAACCGCTCCAAGCTGGAGCTGGGCGGTCAGGGCAAGGGCCAGGGGCACCAATACGAGCTCAACAGCAAGAAGCACCACCAGTACCAGCCGCACAGCAAGGAGCGGGCGGGCAAGCCCCCACCGCCAGGCAAGAGCGGTAAATACTACTACCAGCTCAACAGCAAAAAGCACCACCCCTACCAGCCGGACCCCAAAATGTATGACCTGCAGTACCAGGGCGGCCACAAGGAGGCGCCCAGCCCCACCTGCCCGGACCTAGGCTCCAAGAGCCACCCGCCCGATAAGTGGCCCCACGGCGGGGGAGCCAAGGGCTACCTGGGAGCCGTGAAGCCCCTGGCCGGTACGGCCGGGGCTCCAGGCAAGGGCTCCGAGAAGGGTCCCCCCAACGGGATGACGCCGGCCCCCAAGGAGGCAGTGACGGGCAatgggattgggggcaagatgaAGATCGTCAAAAACAAGAACAAGAACGGCCGCATCGTGATCGTGATGAGCAAGTACATGGAGAACGGCATGCAGGCGGTGAAGATCAAGTCCGGGGAGGCAGCCGAGGGCGAGGCGCGCTCCCCCAGCCACAAGAAACGGGCTGCTGAGGAGCGTCACCCCCCGGCAGACAGGACTTTCAAAAAGGCCGCGGGGGCGGAGGAGAAGAAGGCGGAAACGCCCTccaagaggagggaggaggaggcgcCGGGGACCGGGGACCCGCAGTCCCAAGATGCCGGCTCTCGCAAGCTCTCCCCGACCAAGGAGGCCTTCAGCGAGCAGCCTCTGCAACTCACTACCAAGCCCGACCTGCTGGCCTGGGACCCGTCCCGCAGCACACACCCGCcctcccaccatcaccaccaccaccaccaccaccaccaccatcaccacgcCGTCGACCTAAATCTCTCCCATGCGCGCAAACGCTGCCTCTCCGAGACCCACAGCGAGCGAGAACCCTGCAAGAAGCGTCTGACGGCGCGCAGCATCAGCACCCCCACCTGCCTGGGGGGCAGCCCCGCAGCGGAGCGCCCTGCGGACgtgccccccgccgcccccctccCGCAACCGGAGGTCATCCTGCTGGACTCGGACCTAGACGAACCCATAGACTTGCGCTGCGTCAAGACGCGCAGCGAGGCCGGGGAGCCGCCCAGCGCCCTGCCGGTGAAGCCTGAGGCGCCCGCGACCGCGGCGGTGGCTGCTGTGCCGGCAACAGCGGCCGAGAAGCCCCCGACCGAGGCCCAGGACGAACCCGAGGAGCCACTGAGCGAGTTCAAGCCCTTCTTTGGGAATATAATTATCACCGACGTCACCGCGAACTGCCTCACCGTCACGTTCAAGGAGTACGTGACGGTGTAG
- the CBX4 gene encoding E3 SUMO-protein ligase CBX4 isoform X1 produces MELPAVGEHVFAVESIEKKRIRKGRVEYLVKWRGWSPKYNTWEPEENILDPRLLIAFQNRERQEQLMGYRKRGPKPKPLVVQVPTFARRSNVLTGLQDSSADNRSKLELGGQGKGQGHQYELNSKKHHQYQPHSKERAGKPPPPGKSGKYYYQLNSKKHHPYQPDPKMYDLQYQGGHKEAPSPTCPDLGSKSHPPDKWPHGGGAKGYLGAVKPLAGTAGAPGKGSEKGPPNGMTPAPKEAVTGNGIGGKMKIVKNKNKNGRIVIVMSKYMENGMQAVKIKSGEAAEGEARSPSHKKRAAEERHPPADRTFKKAAGAEEKKAETPSKRREEEAPGTGDPQSQDAGSRKLSPTKEAFSEQPLQLTTKPDLLAWDPSRSTHPPSHHHHHHHHHHHHHHAVDLNLSHARKRCLSETHSEREPCKKRLTARSISTPTCLGGSPAAERPADVPPAAPLPQPEVILLDSDLDEPIDLRCVKTRSEAGEPPSALPVKPEAPATAAVAAVPATAAEKPPTEAQDEPEEPLSEFKPFFGNIIITDVTANCLTVTFKEYVTV; encoded by the exons ATGGAGCTGCCAGCTGTTGGCGAGCACGTCTTCGCGGTGGAGAGCATCGAGAAGAAGCGGATCCGCAAG GGCAGAGTGGAGTATCTGGTGAAATGGAGAGGCTGGTCCCCCAA ATATAACACGTGGGAACCCGAGGAGAACATCCTGGATCCCCGGCTGCTGATCGCCTTCCAGAACAG GGAAAGGCAGGAGCAGCTGATGGGATACCGGAAGAGAGGGCCGAAGCCCAAACCGCTGGTGGTGCAG GTACCTACCTTTGCCCGTCGTTCCAATGTGCTGACCGGACTCCAGGACTCCTCAGCTGACAACCGCTCCAAGCTGGAGCTGGGCGGTCAGGGCAAGGGCCAGGGGCACCAATACGAGCTCAACAGCAAGAAGCACCACCAGTACCAGCCGCACAGCAAGGAGCGGGCGGGCAAGCCCCCACCGCCAGGCAAGAGCGGTAAATACTACTACCAGCTCAACAGCAAAAAGCACCACCCCTACCAGCCGGACCCCAAAATGTATGACCTGCAGTACCAGGGCGGCCACAAGGAGGCGCCCAGCCCCACCTGCCCGGACCTAGGCTCCAAGAGCCACCCGCCCGATAAGTGGCCCCACGGCGGGGGAGCCAAGGGCTACCTGGGAGCCGTGAAGCCCCTGGCCGGTACGGCCGGGGCTCCAGGCAAGGGCTCCGAGAAGGGTCCCCCCAACGGGATGACGCCGGCCCCCAAGGAGGCAGTGACGGGCAatgggattgggggcaagatgaAGATCGTCAAAAACAAGAACAAGAACGGCCGCATCGTGATCGTGATGAGCAAGTACATGGAGAACGGCATGCAGGCGGTGAAGATCAAGTCCGGGGAGGCAGCCGAGGGCGAGGCGCGCTCCCCCAGCCACAAGAAACGGGCTGCTGAGGAGCGTCACCCCCCGGCAGACAGGACTTTCAAAAAGGCCGCGGGGGCGGAGGAGAAGAAGGCGGAAACGCCCTccaagaggagggaggaggaggcgcCGGGGACCGGGGACCCGCAGTCCCAAGATGCCGGCTCTCGCAAGCTCTCCCCGACCAAGGAGGCCTTCAGCGAGCAGCCTCTGCAACTCACTACCAAGCCCGACCTGCTGGCCTGGGACCCGTCCCGCAGCACACACCCGCcctcccaccatcaccaccaccaccaccaccaccaccaccatcaccacgcCGTCGACCTAAATCTCTCCCATGCGCGCAAACGCTGCCTCTCCGAGACCCACAGCGAGCGAGAACCCTGCAAGAAGCGTCTGACGGCGCGCAGCATCAGCACCCCCACCTGCCTGGGGGGCAGCCCCGCAGCGGAGCGCCCTGCGGACgtgccccccgccgcccccctccCGCAACCGGAGGTCATCCTGCTGGACTCGGACCTAGACGAACCCATAGACTTGCGCTGCGTCAAGACGCGCAGCGAGGCCGGGGAGCCGCCCAGCGCCCTGCCGGTGAAGCCTGAGGCGCCCGCGACCGCGGCGGTGGCTGCTGTGCCGGCAACAGCGGCCGAGAAGCCCCCGACCGAGGCCCAGGACGAACCCGAGGAGCCACTGAGCGAGTTCAAGCCCTTCTTTGGGAATATAATTATCACCGACGTCACCGCGAACTGCCTCACCGTCACGTTCAAGGAGTACGTGACGGTGTAG